A genomic stretch from Vibrio coralliilyticus includes:
- a CDS encoding ABC transporter ATP-binding protein, with translation MSDNALVQLTNLCKYYSSGEVEVRALDGVELTIEQGEFLSILGPSGSGKSTLMNMLGCLDKPTDGDYLLDGQNVAALSANELAGIRNQKIGFVFQSFNLLEYATALDNVALPLVYSGIKAKERRQRAAKLLEQVGLGDRLDHKPNQLSGGQKQRVAIARALVNDPQIILADEPTGALDSKSGAEIEALFNQLHAEGRTLIIVTHDNALAERTKRIITIKDGKVISDRLPFHKAV, from the coding sequence ATGTCAGATAATGCATTGGTTCAACTGACGAATCTTTGTAAGTATTACTCAAGCGGTGAGGTGGAAGTTCGGGCACTAGATGGTGTAGAGCTGACGATTGAGCAGGGCGAGTTTCTCTCCATCTTGGGTCCTTCAGGCTCAGGTAAATCCACTCTGATGAATATGCTCGGTTGCCTAGATAAACCAACCGATGGTGACTATTTGCTTGATGGACAAAACGTGGCAGCACTGAGTGCCAATGAATTAGCGGGAATACGTAACCAGAAAATCGGGTTTGTTTTTCAAAGCTTTAACCTGCTTGAGTACGCAACGGCACTTGATAATGTCGCACTGCCTTTGGTGTATTCGGGAATTAAAGCCAAAGAGCGTCGTCAGCGTGCGGCCAAACTGCTTGAGCAGGTTGGACTGGGCGATCGTCTCGATCATAAGCCGAATCAGTTATCCGGTGGCCAAAAACAGCGTGTAGCGATTGCTCGAGCACTGGTTAACGATCCGCAGATTATTTTGGCAGATGAGCCGACCGGTGCTCTGGATTCCAAGTCAGGCGCTGAAATCGAAGCTTTGTTTAACCAGTTACATGCGGAAGGACGAACCTTAATTATTGTTACGCATGATAATGCGCTGGCTGAACGAACCAAGCGCATTATCACCATCAAGGACGGTAAGGTGATATCAGACAGGCTACCTTTTCATAAGGCAGTGTAG
- a CDS encoding ABC transporter permease, whose amino-acid sequence MLLPMRQIFQEMAAEKLRLGLTILAVAWATLCIAAMLAVGEGIRQGVLKTAQNGNGNLIYLTGGMATVDYGVFHQGKPLTLKVDDADVVSALPEVKAVAPTALWDERITVGDRGTWREPLAVTTDFRAMTNLAPLSGGRWLNPLDQKEQRKVVVLGYLLAADLFNPEDDFNWFATVTLKVNPVGEKVKIGSEEFTVVGVLEKNSADIEQGDPINYSSFVPLSTWQRFHTSGDIAGINVQPRSGVDRVKLADTIRQVIARKHGASVTDQQIVQVEDMFLKQKSMQQFLVGLQSFLGIIGFVTLAVAGVGIANVMYATVKRSTRDIGVRMAVGATPTAIRLHYLVQSLMTMVMGGALGLAVTYTLVSAIGSVSLEGNVFYERLGKPVPELSWVVVAIVIATLVVIGVASAWLPANGAAKVTPMEALQSE is encoded by the coding sequence ATGTTGCTACCAATGAGACAGATTTTTCAGGAAATGGCAGCAGAAAAGCTGAGGTTAGGGCTGACAATATTGGCAGTTGCTTGGGCTACCTTATGTATTGCGGCCATGTTAGCTGTGGGAGAGGGCATTCGCCAGGGAGTGCTGAAAACCGCGCAAAATGGCAATGGCAATTTGATCTACCTGACAGGTGGGATGGCAACCGTAGATTATGGTGTGTTCCATCAGGGTAAGCCGCTGACGCTAAAAGTCGATGATGCCGATGTCGTCAGCGCGTTGCCGGAAGTCAAAGCTGTAGCGCCGACGGCACTATGGGATGAACGCATCACGGTTGGCGATCGCGGTACATGGCGAGAGCCACTTGCAGTCACCACTGACTTTCGAGCTATGACCAACCTTGCTCCGCTTTCGGGGGGGCGATGGCTCAACCCGCTTGATCAAAAAGAACAACGTAAAGTTGTTGTACTTGGCTACCTGTTAGCTGCTGATTTGTTTAACCCAGAAGATGACTTTAACTGGTTTGCGACTGTAACACTGAAAGTCAATCCGGTTGGGGAAAAGGTCAAAATCGGCAGTGAAGAATTTACAGTGGTTGGAGTACTGGAAAAAAACAGTGCCGATATTGAGCAGGGTGATCCCATTAATTACTCCAGCTTTGTCCCGCTCTCCACGTGGCAGCGCTTTCATACTAGTGGTGATATAGCTGGTATTAATGTTCAACCCAGAAGCGGTGTCGATCGAGTTAAGTTAGCGGATACGATTCGTCAAGTAATTGCGCGCAAGCATGGTGCCAGTGTTACTGATCAGCAGATTGTTCAAGTAGAAGATATGTTCTTGAAGCAAAAAAGCATGCAGCAGTTTCTGGTTGGCTTACAGAGCTTTCTTGGCATCATTGGTTTTGTCACACTCGCGGTAGCGGGAGTCGGTATTGCTAATGTCATGTACGCTACCGTGAAACGTTCAACGCGAGATATTGGTGTGCGAATGGCTGTTGGAGCGACACCGACGGCGATTCGGCTCCACTATCTGGTTCAGTCACTCATGACGATGGTGATGGGTGGCGCTCTCGGGCTTGCAGTCACTTACACATTGGTATCGGCGATTGGTTCTGTCAGTCTAGAAGGCAATGTTTTTTATGAACGTTTGGGTAAACCTGTCCCAGAGCTCTCTTGGGTTGTGGTGGCAATTGTGATTGCGACTCTGGTTGTCATCGGTGTGGCATCAGCGTGGTTGCCAGCGAATGGTGCCGCTAAGGTGACACCTATGGAGGCGTTACAAAGTGAATGA
- a CDS encoding ABC transporter permease — protein MSNLLQQTWQTLIAHRMKSMLAIIAIAWGVISVVVLIALGEGFYRHQSQSFSFMVNNVQVVFPSQTSKLWQGLASRREIEIPQDKVEMIKQSGFVKDIAAVYAKWDASITNSKGQSVARAVSGIDPSYFHLAESQLQVGSRNISPSDIASHTRVAVLGDQIAKMGGIGIGEEVKVNGIPFLVIGVLSDEDTGISFGDSRRVFIPQTTYRDLWNDKPWMLLIKPIDGMDSASFRESIVRFYAKQLHFDPSDKDAVRLPDFSEGAAVISGILRGIQIFLGASGAMTMAVGALGVANIMFLSVTERTREIGVRLAIGATQASILGQFIVEGLILVAVGAAIGLMISFALVALLSTVALPEWIGSPVITPDSIALSLLVTVVLALMASYFPARRASRLTPVLALSARA, from the coding sequence ATGAGCAATCTGCTTCAGCAAACTTGGCAGACGCTAATAGCACACAGAATGAAGAGTATGCTGGCGATCATAGCCATCGCTTGGGGTGTTATCTCTGTGGTGGTGCTGATTGCACTTGGGGAAGGATTCTACCGTCATCAAAGTCAGTCATTCTCATTTATGGTGAATAACGTGCAGGTGGTTTTCCCATCTCAAACCAGTAAGCTTTGGCAAGGATTAGCATCACGTCGTGAAATCGAGATCCCACAAGACAAAGTCGAGATGATTAAACAATCAGGGTTCGTCAAAGATATCGCTGCGGTTTATGCCAAATGGGATGCCAGCATTACAAATAGTAAAGGACAAAGCGTAGCCCGAGCAGTGAGTGGGATTGACCCTTCTTATTTCCATTTGGCCGAGAGCCAGCTCCAAGTAGGTTCTCGAAATATTTCACCGAGTGACATTGCGAGCCACACTCGCGTTGCAGTGCTGGGCGATCAGATTGCCAAAATGGGTGGTATCGGGATAGGTGAGGAGGTCAAAGTTAATGGCATTCCTTTCTTGGTTATTGGTGTACTCAGCGACGAAGACACCGGTATTTCTTTTGGTGATAGCCGCAGAGTTTTCATCCCGCAAACCACCTATCGCGATCTATGGAACGATAAACCTTGGATGTTGTTAATAAAACCGATTGATGGTATGGACTCTGCCTCGTTCCGAGAGAGTATTGTTCGCTTTTACGCTAAGCAGCTCCACTTTGACCCAAGTGATAAAGATGCGGTGCGTTTGCCTGACTTTAGTGAGGGAGCGGCTGTGATCAGCGGCATTCTTCGCGGGATTCAAATATTTCTGGGAGCCAGCGGTGCAATGACCATGGCGGTGGGGGCACTTGGTGTGGCGAATATTATGTTCCTTTCGGTCACTGAACGAACCCGAGAAATCGGTGTGCGATTGGCGATAGGGGCAACACAGGCGTCAATACTCGGCCAGTTTATTGTTGAAGGGTTGATACTCGTCGCGGTTGGAGCGGCCATTGGGTTAATGATCTCGTTTGCGCTGGTGGCACTACTGAGCACTGTAGCGTTACCAGAGTGGATTGGTTCGCCAGTGATTACACCTGATTCGATTGCACTTTCATTACTGGTCACCGTGGTATTAGCGTTAATGGCGTCTTACTTCCCTGCAAGACGAGCTTCGAGACTGACGCCGGTGTTAGCGCTGAGTGCGAGGGCTTAA
- a CDS encoding TolC family protein, translated as MAKHHLSYFGCVLLAATLSFPSYAISIEQAWKQAKQSDPDYEKAKIGVQIGETGVASSRSSLLPSLSGTASANWNEDSDNTNTYGATLSQTIWDSSLWSDLDEAQANYLRTELELSQAHNELAQKLLATYLDVASAQGDLQLAKSKLEEGNKLLKIIEKRYQAGKVKSIDVEEIRATLVTDKAGILSAQAQLEEKRAELGALINQMPKRVDQIRTDNLIQPPMLVESQEQWLKLAKDSSPELLVAAQKVKASEFARQSAKGGYYPTVKGNLGYSDDDKYSNGEFNAGLTLSVPIDLNGATRAKVDEASLNILSAKQDLRRVEIDIQKRIVQQFTQVDINWNQVLMANEVVESRAKVLSSKEKLYDAGLLEASEVIDAHNNLFDAKNSLQNNLYNYWRQRVGLLQTAGKLDDNTMTLISQAFHS; from the coding sequence ATGGCTAAACATCATCTCTCATATTTTGGATGCGTATTGCTGGCTGCAACCTTGAGTTTCCCCAGCTACGCCATTTCTATCGAACAAGCTTGGAAGCAAGCAAAACAAAGTGATCCCGATTACGAAAAAGCCAAGATTGGCGTCCAGATTGGTGAAACAGGTGTTGCCTCTAGTCGTAGCTCGTTGTTGCCATCTTTAAGTGGGACCGCATCAGCGAATTGGAATGAAGACAGTGACAATACTAATACTTACGGTGCAACGTTATCCCAAACAATATGGGACAGCAGCCTTTGGTCAGATTTAGATGAAGCACAAGCAAATTATCTTAGAACGGAGCTGGAGCTATCTCAGGCTCACAATGAATTAGCCCAGAAGCTATTGGCGACTTATCTTGATGTCGCCAGTGCTCAAGGCGATCTTCAACTGGCAAAAAGCAAGCTGGAGGAAGGTAATAAGCTACTGAAGATTATCGAAAAACGTTATCAGGCGGGTAAAGTCAAGTCGATTGATGTGGAGGAAATTCGTGCCACTCTAGTGACAGATAAAGCCGGTATTCTCAGTGCACAGGCTCAGTTGGAAGAGAAAAGAGCCGAGCTTGGGGCACTCATCAATCAGATGCCTAAGCGTGTTGACCAAATTCGCACCGACAACCTGATTCAGCCTCCGATGTTGGTTGAGTCCCAAGAACAATGGCTTAAGTTGGCGAAAGACAGTAGCCCAGAGCTGTTAGTAGCCGCGCAAAAGGTCAAAGCCAGCGAGTTTGCACGCCAATCAGCCAAAGGCGGCTATTACCCAACGGTAAAGGGTAATCTCGGCTACAGTGATGATGACAAATATTCTAACGGAGAGTTTAATGCCGGGCTCACCTTGAGTGTGCCGATTGATCTAAACGGTGCGACGCGCGCTAAGGTAGATGAAGCGTCTCTGAATATATTGAGTGCTAAACAGGACTTGCGCAGGGTTGAAATTGATATTCAGAAACGCATTGTCCAGCAGTTTACTCAGGTCGACATCAATTGGAATCAGGTCCTAATGGCCAATGAGGTGGTCGAGTCTCGTGCTAAAGTTTTGAGCAGTAAGGAGAAGCTCTACGATGCTGGACTTCTGGAAGCATCGGAAGTGATTGATGCTCATAACAACCTGTTTGATGCGAAGAACAGTTTGCAAAACAACCTTTATAACTACTGGCGTCAACGAGTTGGTTTGCTGCAAACGGCTGGCAAGCTTGACGACAATACCATGACCTTAATTTCTCAGGCTTTCCATTCATGA